Proteins encoded by one window of Gambusia affinis linkage group LG17, SWU_Gaff_1.0, whole genome shotgun sequence:
- the LOC122819565 gene encoding heat shock protein 30-like, with the protein MLCSHGFPSALSPFMDFSWPVRSLWPEVRPLFYQQHVMQRDLQELRSSLQLMDKLQRQILEDTEPFRSSVALQPVSYQLDKEGEHFGLTLDTQGFSPEDLSVRQVGRKLRVSGKTEKKQEDGKGSYSYKLQEFRQEFDLPEGVNHEDVSCHLSPDGKLHIQAAKVPCIEGTERELTIKRSSEEEPQQSVCSQAEDSRAETQNRS; encoded by the coding sequence ATGCTGTGCTCTCATGGATTCCCGTCTGCTCTCAGTCCATTCATGGACTTCTCCTGGCCTGTACGCAGTCTGTGGCCAGAGGTCAGACCTCTGTTCTACCAGCAGCATGTCATGCAGAGAGACCTACAGGAGCTACGCAGCAGCCTGCAGCTGATGGACAAACTTCAACGGCAGATCCTTGAGGACACAGAGCCTTTCAGGAGCAGCGTGGCTCTGCAGCCAGTCTCCTACCAGCTGGACAAAGAGGGAGAGCACTTTGGCCTAACCCTGGACACTCAGGGCTTTTCTCCAGAAGATCTGTCAGTCCGGCAGGTGGGCAGGAAGCTGAGAGTCAGCggaaagacagagaagaaaCAAGAGGACGGGAAAGGCTCCTACTCTTACAAACTGCAGGAGTTCAGACAGGAGTTTGATCTGCCTGAAGGGGTGAACCATGAAGACGTCAGCTGCCACCTTTCTCCAGATGGAAAGCTCCACATCCAGGCAGCCAAAGTTCCTTGTATTGAGGGGACGGAGAGAGAGCTGACTATCAAGAGGAGCTCAGAGGAGGAACCACAGCAGAGTGTGTGTTCACAGGCAGaagacagcagagcagagactCAGAACAGATCATag